AATAGTACATTGATAGGTAATAAGGGATTTGGTGCATGTGATTTGATTTTGGACATTTAACCTGATGTCGcgtttaaaatttattgatttcaaatttatatacataaaattaaagtgatataatttcaataataattataataaatttaaaatatattcggAAAcacaaatcttaaatttttcatgaataaaatcTTTTCGTCTCATTGAGTGAGTAACATGGGCTATGGTACTTAAGAGGGCTTACTCCCAACAGCCCAAGCTCGAAGTAAAAATtcgtgtgagacgatctcacggatcgtattttatgagacagatatcttatttgagtcatccataaaaaaaatattaatttttatgctaaaaatattattttttattgtaaatatcgataaaattgacatatctcataaataaaaaattatgattaattctcacaagatacctactcataTTTACAGTTGCACCCGTCAGCAATTGGTATCTGTATAGACCGACTCACTGGAGAGACAACAGAGCAATGGCGAGCACTTCATATACCGGTGTCTCCCTCATACTCCCTCCGCCCTCCGCCAACTCCAAGCGCCGCCACCTCCGACCGACCATCAAAATGTCCAAAAACACAAATCCCATCACCACCTTCACCAAAATCCTGTGGGGTCCTTCCCTCCCACCCCAACTCCTCATCTCCACCGCCCGCTCCGCCTGGTCCACCGTCTGGCACCTCATGATGTCCCAGCTCGCCCCCTCAGACCCAACCGGCCGATACAACCGCCCCGCGTCCCAATTCCGCAGCCCCACGATCCAACCCCGCCCAAACCTCCACCTCTACGTCGGCCTACCATGCCCGTGGGCACACCGTACCCTGATCGTACGCGCACTGAAAGGCCTCGAAGGTTCCATCCCCGTCTCCATAGCCTCCCCGGGCGCCGATGGCTCCTGGGAATTCAGGGTTAACTCCATTTCTGCCACGAAGAATGACATGCTCGTTCCTGGTTCCGATAAGGCAAATGGTTGTAAAACCTTGAAGGAGGTTTACAATCTGCGGCGTGGGGGATATAGCGGCAGGTCCACTGTTCCGATGCTGTGGGATGTGGACAAAAAGGACGTTGCTTGCAACGAGAGCTATGATATCATAGAGCTGTTCAATTCTGGATTGAATGAGTTGTCATCTAATCCGGGATTAGACCTAGCTCCTCCTCGATTGAAGAAGAAGATAGAAGAATGGAACCAAATTA
This window of the Primulina huaijiensis isolate GDHJ02 chromosome 3, ASM1229523v2, whole genome shotgun sequence genome carries:
- the LOC140973435 gene encoding uncharacterized protein; this encodes MASTSYTGVSLILPPPSANSKRRHLRPTIKMSKNTNPITTFTKILWGPSLPPQLLISTARSAWSTVWHLMMSQLAPSDPTGRYNRPASQFRSPTIQPRPNLHLYVGLPCPWAHRTLIVRALKGLEGSIPVSIASPGADGSWEFRVNSISATKNDMLVPGSDKANGCKTLKEVYNLRRGGYSGRSTVPMLWDVDKKDVACNESYDIIELFNSGLNELSSNPGLDLAPPRLKKKIEEWNQIIYPTVNNGVYRCGFAQSQEAYDTAVNELFSTLNMVDEHLVSSRYLCGDTITLADVCLFTTLIRFDSVYNVLFKCTKRKLVEYPNLHGYLRDIYQIPKVAETCNLEAIMDGYYKILFPLNPGNIRPVIPSGCEHDMLSQPHNRESSLIQEDVKVFST